GACGGAGACGGCGGACAACACCATCGAGGTGACGCCGACCGACGCCACCGAAGAGCGGACGGCGATCGACGTCGAGCCCTCGGGCGAGCCGGTCGACGGGCCCGATTACGTCCTCTACGGCGGGAAAGGCGGCGTGGGGAAAACGACGATGGCGGCGGCGACCGCCCTCGACAGCGCTCGCCGGGGCACCAAGACGCTGGTCGTCTCGACCGACCCCGCCCACTCGCTGTCGGACACGTTCGAGCGGGAGATTTCGAGTCGACCAGAGCGCATCCTCGAGGACGCGCCGCTGTACGCCGCCGAGATCGACCCCGACGCGGCCCTCGAGGACAGCCAGGCCGCCTTCGCCGCCGAGGGCGGCGCCGGCGCCAGCGCGCTCGGCGGGCTGGGCGAGTTCATGGGCGAGGATTCCCCGATGGACGTACTGTTCGGCGGGGCGATGCCCGGCTCCGACGAGGCCGTCGCCATGCAGACGTTACTCGAGTACATGGACGACGACCGGTTCGACCGCGTGGTCGTCGACACCGCGCCGACCGGCCACACGCTCCGATTGCTCCAGCTGCCGGAGATCATGGACACGATGATGGGGCGGATGATCGCCTTCCGTCGGCGCATCGGCAGCATGGTCGACGGTATCAAGGGAATGTTCGGCAACGAGATGCCCGAGGAGGGCGAGGACCTCCGGGACCTCGAGGTCCTCCGCGAGCGGATCGAGCGCCTGCGGGCCACCCTTCGAGACCCCGAGCGGACCGACTTCCGGATCGTCCTCGTCCCCGAACAGATGAGCGTCCTCGAGTCCAAGCGGCTGCGCGAGCAGCTCGCGGAGTTCGACATCCCGGTCGGCACCGTCGTCGTCAACCGCGTCATGGAGCCGCTGGCGGAGGTGACCGAGGACGTCCGGGGGGAGTTCCTCGAGCCGGATCTCGAGGGCTGTGAGTTCTGCCAGCGCCGCTGGGACGTCCAGCAGTCGGCGCTGACCGAAGCCCACGAGCTGTTCCGGGGAACGGACGTCAGGCGGGTACCGCTGTTCGCCGACGAGGTCAAAGGCGAGGAGATGCTCGAGGTCGTCGCGGCCTGTCTCCGCTGATCCGCGTCGGCGAGGACGACCGGGACAGGAACCTATTTTTGTGCGCCTCGAGATGTTTGCGTCGATGAACGTCACTGTCGACAGAAAGAACGCCGTCGGAACGGTCACGGAAGCCGCCGGCTGGCTGGTGCGGAACCCGGCGCTGATCGCCGCGTTCTTCGTTCTCGGAGTCGTGCAGGCCGCCGGCGAAGAGTTCTTCCTCCTGTCGCTGTTCGGCTGGTTCCTCTCGCTGTACCTCGGCGGGATCGCGTACGTCTACGCTCGAGACGAGCTGGCGGGCGCCGACCCCGACCTCAACGAGGCGTCCTCTCAGGTCCTGCCGCGGATACTCTCGCTCGTGGGGATCTTCTTCGCCTACGGAATCGCCGTTTTCGTCGGCCTGCTGTTGTTGATTATCCCGGGGATCTACCTCAGCCTCCGGCTCGTCCTCGCGTTCCCGGCCTGCGTACTCGACGACAAGCGGGCGATCGAGAGCCTCAAGACGAGCTGGCGCGTGGCCCACGGGAACCTGCTGAAGCTCCTCGGCATCTCGATTCTCATGTTCGTCGTCTCGCTCAGCGCCATCGTCGTCACCGCGCTGTTCACCGGGCTGGGCGACGAGTTCCTCGTCGGCCTCCTCGCCGTCACGGCCGTCCTCACCGCGTTCCTCACGCCCATCGTCGAGATGGCCTACGCGCGCATCTACCTCGAGAACCGCGAGCCGGACGATGGCGAGTCGGACGACGACTGGGACCGCGACGACGGCGACGCGTGGGACCGCGACGAGGACGACTCGTGGGACCGCAACGAGGACGACTCGTGGGACCGCGACGACGACTGGGGCACCTCGGACGACGAGACGGATTGGTCGACCGACGACCGCGACGACCGCGACGAGTCGCGCTGGTAGGACCCGATCGGTCGGCGGTCAGGTGTCGACGACCAGCACCCGCAGATCGTTCACGTTCGTTCCCGTGTACCCCGTCTCGAGCAGCGCGTCTCGCGACTCGAGGGCGCCGTGGCTGTCGTGGGCGGCGAGGCGCCGCCGACTCGCCGCGAAGTCGGCGACCGTCTCCCGGTCGACGACGGCCCCGCAGGCGTCCGTGGGGCCGTCGATGCCGTCCGTGTCGACGCTCGCGAGGACGGCGTCGGTGTCCCGCTCGCGGAACTCGAGGGCGGCCACCAGCGCGAGTTCCTGGTTCGGGCCGCCGGTCGCATCCCCGTAATCGGGGTCGTCGTCTCCGTCCCCGTCTCGAAGCGTCACCGTCACCTCGCCGCCGGAGAGGACGACCGCCGGTGGCTCGAGGGGGTCGCCCGTCGCCGCGATCTCCTCGGCGACGGCGGCGTGAACCCGACCCACCTCGCCGGCCTCCCCGCGGAGCCGACTCGAGAGGACGGCGGTCTCGTACCCCCGGTCCTCGGCGACCGCCCGGGCGGCGTCGATCGCCGTCCGGCCGTTCGCGAGCAGGTACCAGTCGGGGTCGCGTCCCGAGTCGAACGCCGGATCGGTCCCGTCCGGCGTCTCCGAGACGTCGCCCGCGACGCCGGCCTCGAGTCGCTTCAGGACCGCCCCCGGAAGCGCGTCCTCGAGCGCGTAGCGATCGACGACCGCGCGGGCGTCTGCGAACGTCGTGGAGTCGGGAACCGTCGGCCCGCTGCCGATCACCGCCGGGTCGTCGCCGACGACGTCGCTGACCGCGAGCGTGACGACCGTCGCGGGGGCGGCCGCTCGCGCCAGCCCGCCGCCCTTGATCGCCGAGCAGTGCTTGCGAACGGCGTTGATCTCGTCGATCGCGGCCCCGGAGGCGAGTAACGCCTCGGTCGACGCCTCGAGGTCCGAAAGCGAGAGGCCGGCGGCGGGCGCACACCACAGCGCGCTCGCGCCGCCGGTGACGACCGCGAGAAACAGCGTGTCGGCGCCGGCGCACTCGGCCACCTCGAGCACCCGCTCCGTCGCCGTCACGTTCCGTGTCGTGGGCGTCGGGTGGTCGCCGGGGAGATACTCGATTCGCCCGGTCGCGGACGTCGGTTGCTCCCCCGTCGAGACGACGACGCCCTCCTCGAGCCGGTCGCCGAGGAGCGACTCGAGCGCCTGCACCGCGCCCGCTGCGGCCTTCCCGCCGCCACAGAGGACGATACGGTCGTACGCCGCGAGGTCGTACTCTCGGCCGTCGATCCGCAGTTCGTCGCCTTCGAGCGCGAGTCGGTTCTTGACGGCGGTTTCGGGACTCGCCGCGCGGATTCCGGCCTCGAGGCAGGCGAGGGCGGTCTCGTGGGCGGGCGTTCTCGCGTGGTGGTCGCTGCGACGGAACATCCTGTTTCGTTCGGCCACCGGGTCGGTATTGGCGTTACCGGTCGCCGTCTCGCTCGAGGAGCGGGCCCGCTCCCCGTCGACCAGCGCCGCCTCCTCACGCTGGTCACTCGCGTCGCTCGCGCCGGCGAGACCCAGTTCGTCGGTCGCACACTCGAGACAGTAGTGGTTGTACCCCTCCGAACGGGTGTACACCGGGACGCCGGCGACGGCGTACTCCTCGCGGTAGCGGCGGACGAGTCCGCGGTCGACCCCGCGGCCGAACTCCGAGCGGCCGTGACGTCGGTTCAGCCGTCGCCGAAAGCGGGGGTTGACGAAGACGCCCAGCGCGACCAGAACGAACGCGGTGAGCAGCCAGAGCGCCGAGAGAACTGCCGCGCCAGTCGTCACGCCGCCCTGTGCGAGCTGTCCGAGGACGACGGCCGCGGCGACGACCCGAACCCCATCGAGAGCCAGCCGACGACGCCGTAGAGGAGGGCGGAAACTCGGTCTGCGAGCCGGACGATTTCAGTGCCATCGTCTGACACGGTAGCCCTCGGTTCGTTTCCTGCAGAACCGAATAAGCCTTCTGACGGGGTTTACGGCAGGATCGAACTCACACCAGCCGTCGGAGGAGCCCGTAGGCGGCGTCGCGGAGGCTGTCCGGGAGGTATCGGACGTATATCCCGTACTCCGCCAGCGGGCCGACGGGGTAGCGTGCGGGGGGCTCCGGACAGGTTCCCGCGTGGAGGATCGCCGCGGCGACCTCCTCGGGGGAGATCGCGAGCGGCCCGCTGCCGCCGATCAGCCGCGCCTCCTCGATCATCTCGTACAGCGACTCGTACGCCGGCGTTCGCGTCTCCTCCGGGGGGAGTTCGTCGTCGACGCGCTCGGTGAACTCCGTCTCGACCGTCCCCGGCTCGATCAAGACCACCTCGACGCCGAACTCCTCGGCTTCGGCTCTAAGGGCGTCGCTCATCGCCTCGAGGGCGTGTTTCGCCCCCGAGTAGGCGCCGGTGCCGGCGAACGCCATCCGCCCGAGAACGCTCGAGACGTTGACGATCCGTCCCTTTCCCTGGGCGCGCATGTGCGGCAGCGCGGCGCGTGTCAGTCGGTGGGGGCCGTAGACGTTGACGTCGAACTGGCGGTGGAGTTCGGCTGTCGAGACGTCCTCGAGCGGCCCCATCTGCCCGTAGCCCGCGTTGTTCACGAGGCAGTCGATCGCGCCGCCGAGGTCGACCGTCCGCTCGACGACCGAGGCGACCTGTTCGGGGTCCGTGACGTCAAGGGCGAGCGTCTCACAGCCGAGTTCGTCGAGGTCCGCGATGTCCTCGGGGTCCCGAGAGGTCGCGACGACCAGCCACTCGTTCTGGAGGAACGCCCTGGCGGTCGCGCGTCCGATCCCGGACGAACAGCCGGTGATCAGGACGCACCGCTTGCGGGTGTAGCGTCCGTCGTCCGCGGTGTCCGTCGTCGTCCCCTCGTCCGTGCCGGTGTCCGTACTCGAGCCCACAGCGGTCGAGCCGACGGCCCCGTCCTCGTCGGTTTCCTCGGCTTCCTCAGCGATGGCCATGCCTGTCTCGTTCGAGAGAGGGAACCTAAGTATCGACGGTTTGTCGCGCCGGCCGGAGCGGGGTCCGACCCCGCCGCGAGCCGAGCGGCGCCGGTCCGCGCTACTGGTACATCCGGAGGGGGCGCGCCTGCGAACTCTCCTCCTGGCCGGCCTGTTGCATGCGCTGGGCGAACTGCTCGCGCTGTTCGCGGATCTCCTCGGCGCTGTCGACCAGCCCGCTCACGTCGACTTCGAAGCCGGCGATCGGACCGATACCGTCCTCGAGCAGGACGCTCGCTGCCTCCGGATCGGGGAACTGCGGCTCCGTCTCGACGATCAGCCCGAGGCTGTCGGAGCCGACCTGGGCGGCCCGGTTGAGCAACGCCCCGGTCGGTCCGCTAACGACGCCGTCCTCGCCGGGGGTGTCGATCCCGTGGTCCTCGAGGACCGACGCCGCGTCGCCGGTCGCGACGCCGGTGAGCGCCGGGCGGCCGTCGCGCTCGGCCGGCAGCCCGCTGAGGTAGATCGGACGCGCGTCGTGTTCGTCCACCCAACTGGTCACGCAGTCGGCGACGACGCTGACCGCCTGCGAGGCGATCGGGACGTCGCTCTGGAGCGCGAACAGGTCGTGTTCCTCGCTGACGTACAGCCGGACCGGCGGCCTGACCGTCGCGTCGCCGCCGCGGTAGATACCGACCCGCGGCAGTCCGTCGCAGTGGACGCTCGCGTAGTAGCGCATCTCGAGGCGGTCGACGAGGTGGTCGGTCGCGATCTTGCCGACGAGGCCGAGCCCCGGGAACCCCTCGACGAGCACCGGTTCCTCGAGGTCGACCGCCTCTCCGTGGGTGCGAATCCGTGGCATACGGGTGTCAACTCGGGGCCGGCATAAAAATGCGCGGTCGACGGCGGGTGCGAGGCGCGGGCTTCGAAACCCACAAACGCCGGGCCCTCGAAGCCGGGTGCAATGGAGACACTCGAGCGGTATCGGCCGATCATCGACGACTTCGAGGCGTTTCTCGACGCCTGCGAGCGCCCCCTCGGGAACGTCGTTCGCGTGAACGCGATCAAGGCCACCCCGGAGCGGGCGATGGCCGCGCTCGAAGAGGAGGGCGTCGGCTACGAGCAGGCCGACTGGAACCCCCGCGTTCTCGAACTCGAGACCGACTCCCCGGGATCGACGTGGGCCTCCTTTCTCGGCTTCACGCACGGCCAGGAGGCGGTGTCGGCGGTCCCGGCGGGCGTGCTCGACCCCCGGCCCGGCGAGCGCGTCTGGGACGCCTGTGGGGCCCCCGGCGGGAAGGCCACGCAGCTCGCAGCGCTGATGGACGACCGCGGAACGGTCGTCGCCAACGACAGCAACCTCGGACGGCTGTCGGCGCTACGGTTCAACGCCGAACGGCTCGGCGCGACCAGCCTCGCGGTCACCCACCAGGACGCCCGCAACTACTCGCTGAAGCCCCTCGAGTTCGACGCGTTCGACCGGGCGCTCGTCGACGCACCCTGCTCCTGTGAGGGGACGATCCGGAAGAACCCCGACGCGCTCGACGAGTGGACCGAGGATCACGTCCACTCCGTCGCGGGCATCCAGAAGGGGATCCTCCGGCGGGCGGTCCAGACCACCCGCGAGGGCGGCACCGTCGTCTACTCGACGTGTACGTTCGCCCCCGAGGAGAACGAGGCCGTCGTCCAGCACGCCCTCGAGGCGGAAGACTGCCGCGTCGTCGACTTCGACCTCGACCTCGAGTACGCCCCCGGCGTCACCGAGTGGGAGGGCGAGGAGTACGACGGGAGCGTCTCGAAGGCGGCCCGGATCTACCCCCACCACAACGACACGGGCGGGTTCTTCGTGGCGAAACTCGAGGTGACCGCCTGATGGCGGGCGACTCCGACGGGAACGTCGGCCAGCGGTTCGACCGCCTTCCGGAGACGGCCGCCGACCGCGTCGTCGAGGGGCGGGCGACCCGCGAGGAGGTCGTCGGGTACTTCGCCGACCGGTTCGGCGTTCCGCCGGGGACGTTCGACGAGTACACGTTCTGGGAGAAGGGCGCCGGCAAGATCTGGGTGTACGCCGGCGAGGCGCCCTCCCTCGCCGAACTCGAGGCGCTGGGGATGACCTGCCTTCGAACCCGCCAGGAACACTGGAAGCCGACGACGGACGCCGTCCAGCGCTTCGGGCGGCACGCGGACTCGTGCGTCGTCGAACTGGACCGCGAGCGGGCGGCCCGGTTCGCCGCCGGCGAGGACCAGGAACTCGAGTGGGACGGCGACTGGGGCTACCTGATCGTCGCCTGCGAGGTCGTCGGCGACCTCGAGCCCCTGGGCGTCGGGCTCTACGTCCACGGCGAACTCCGGTCGGTAGTGCCGAAGGGGAGACAGCGGGATCTCGAGGCGTAGCGTTCCGTCAGCCCGCGAGCCCGCTCACCAGCAGGCGCCCCCCGAGCGCGATCAGGACCGCGCCCGCGAGCCACTGGACGGCGCGGGCGACCGCCGGGCGGGCGGCCAGCAGGTGTCGAACCGCGCTCGAGCCGAGCGCGACGCCGCCGAGGTACGCCATCGTGAGCAGCGCGTAGAGCCCGCCGAGAACCGAGAGCTGGATCGGGACGTGGCCCGCGGCGTCAACGAACTGCGGGAGAAACGCCAGGAAGAACACCGCCACCTGGGGGTTGAGGACGTTGACGACGACGGCCTCCCGGAACGGCGCGCCGCTCGCCCCGCCGCCCTCGAGCAACAGCGCCTCCTCGCGGATCGTCCGCACCCCGAGGTAGACGAGGTAGGCCGCCCCGACGGCGGTGACGAGACCGAACGCGAACTCGGAGGTGCGAAACAGCGCCGAGAGCCCGAGGGCGGCCGCGAGCGTGTGGACGAGAACGCCGGCGCTGATCCCCGCGGCGGAGGCGACGCCCGCAACCCGCCCGTCGCCGACGCTGCGAGTCAGGACGTAGATCGTGTCCGGACCGGGCGAGAGGATCATCGCGCCGGCCGCGAGCAGGTAGAGCCCGAGCAGCCGCGGGTCGAACGGGGCGGCCGAGGCCGCCTCGAGCGCGCCGAGCGCCGCGTCGACCGACGACAACTGGAGCGGGTCACCGGACATCCGTCAGCGCTCCTCGAGGGTGCCGCCGCTCAACCCCTCCCAGGCGACGCGGTAGCCGAGCGCCGAGAGAGCGGCGCTCGAGTCGGAGATCCCTCGCTCCCCGAGGACCGCCTCGGCCTCGGAGAGAGCCATTCCCGCCTCGATCTCCTCGGCCAGCGCCTCGAGAACCACCGGGCGGATCAGCGTTCGTCCGACGAGGTCGTGGTCGGGGAACGCCACCCCGTCGAGGGCGTCCTCGCTGACGCCGTGGCTGGCGGCGACGTCCTCGAGGGTGACGACGTCCGCGTCGGGGGTGAGCGCCTCGGGCAGCGCCAGCGCGCTCTCGGCGACCAGCGCGCGCTCGTACTCCCGGAGGACGTCCGCGACGTCCTTGATGCGGACCGATCCCGTGTAGGGGATCGCCCGGTGATCGCGGGCGGCGATCTCCTCGCCGACGCCCAGCGACTCGTCGACGGCGACGACCATGTCGACGTCCTCGAGGTCCGCGAGCTGTGCGAGCTTCTTCTCGACGTACTCGGGCGTCCAGAATCCCATGATCTCGAAGTAGACTCGGAAGTCGGCGTGGCTGTAGTCGAACGCGAAGTCGGGGATCATCACCCGCGTACCGGTCGCCAGGGGCTCGGGTTCGCGGATCAGGTCCCACTCGAGGTCGAGCCCCGAGAACCGGGCCGCGAAGTCGGCCTCGACGGCACTGTCGAACGAAACCTCCGCGACGGGCGCTGCGGTCGGAACCGAAACGGGGTCGGCGTCGGAGAGGACGAGGGTGCGTTCGGTGCCCCGGTCATCGATCGTCGCCTCGAGGCGCCACTCCTCGGCGCCGGCCACCGTCCGGAGGAGGCGAGCGAAGCGGGTGCCGTAGCGGCGGGTGGCCCGAAAGAGCCGCGTCGGTCCCGTGACGACCACTTCGCGGCCCGCGTCCGTCTTCCGGATCTCGTACATCAGCCGCAGGCGTTTGACCGCCGAGACGAGCGCCTTCGGGTCCGAGGATCGGACCCGAAGCTCCGTCGCGTCGAACAGCGCCGTCTGGGCCAGCGAGAGGTTGTACTGCGCCACGAGTTCGTCGGGGCCCCACCGCGAGTCGAGCTCGGTGAGCACCTGGCGCTCCTCCAGATCGGCGTACAGCGACGCCTCGAGGTCGTCCGCCGAGACGCCGAGGGCCTCGCCGGCGCGAACCAGCGCCATCGCCCGGTCGTCGTCGCCGACGACGCCGACCGCCTCGGCGGCCTCGAACGCCGCCCGGCGGGCGCGGACGGGGTCGACCGGCGCGCGCGTCTCGAACGTCGCCTCGCGCTCGAGCAGCGCGGCGAACCCGCGAACCAGCTTGAAGTGGTCCGCCTCGGGTTCGAGGTCGGCGAGGGCGGCCTCGAGGCGCTCGCGGGGCTCGTCGACGTGGCCCTGAAACGTCCCGATCACCCGCGCGGCGAGCGGGCGGTGCTCGCGGCCGGCGAACCGGGGGCGGTAGCCGCCGCCGGCTCGAGAGACCCGCAGCAGGTCCTTCGTCAGCATTCGGTCTGAGTCGGTGCGGCGAGACCAAAAGTCGCCCGACTGGCCGCCGTCGCTCGCGCGACGAACGCGTCGCTCGGTGGCGTGGCGGAGGAGCGCACCGAAAAGGGATAAGTACCGCATCGGCGTACTGTACATGGTGGTCGGTAGCACGGCACACAGACTCCGCTACACCATCGAACGTACCCGAGGAGAATACCATGTCGACAGCCCACAAACTCGACTGCGAGGCGGCGGAGAACGACTGCCGGTTCATCATCCAGTCGGAAAACGAAGGCGAAGCGATCGAACTGGCGCGAGACCACATGCTGGAAGTCCACGGAAAGGAGTACACGGACGACGAACTGCGGGAGAAACACCTGCAGTCGGTGTGACGACGATCACTTTTTGAGGCCGCGGGCTACCGCCGCCGGTCCGAGACGCGGCGCTCGCCGGTCTCTTCGCTGATAACCTCGTAGAGCAGCGCGCGGCTCCCGTCCGACTTCGGCCGCAGGATCCGCCCCAGTCGCTGGGTGAACTCCCGCTCGCTGGCGCTGCCCGAGAGTACGACGGCGACGGAGGCGTCGGGGACGTCGACGCCCTCGTCCAGCACGTTCGAGGTGACCACGCGGGAGTACGTTCCCTCGCGGAACCGCGACAGGATCTCCCGGCGCTCGGCGGCGCCGGTCTGGTGGGTGATCGCCGGGAGCAAGAACCGCTCTGCGACGTCGTAGGCGAGGTCGTTGTGGGCGGTGAACACGATGGTTCGCTCGCCGGGGTGGTCGGCGAGGATCCCCTCGAGCGCCTCGAGTTTGCCCGCGCTGCCGAGCATGATCTCGCGGGCGCGCTGGCGGGCGAGCAGCGCCTCGCGGGCCGCGGGGTCGTTCCCGGAGCGCTTGACGAGTTCCTGGTAGTCCGAACCGCTGTTCATCGAGATGTTCGAGCGGGCGAGGTAGCTCGCGAACACCTCCTGGTTGGCCTCGTACTCCTCGCGCTCGGCGGCGGTGAGCGAGACCTCGAGGCGCTTGACGTCGTAGGGGGCCAGGTGCTCGCCGGCCAGGTCGTCGACGTCGACGCGGTGGACGAGCGGGCCGACGACCGCCGCGATCACCTCGTGGGCGTCGTCGGGGCGCTCGAAGGTCGCGGTGAGACCCAGCCGGGCGGGAGCGGCGAGCAGGCGAGCGATCTCGCGGTAGCCCTCCCCGCCGAGGTGGTGGACCTCGTCGAAGACGACGAGTCCGAACCGGTCGCCGACGGCGTCGGCCTTGAGGTACGCTGAGTCGTACGTCGAGACGGTGATCGCCTCGAGTCGCTGTTCGCCGCCGCCGAACTGCCCCACGGGAACCGAGAACTCCCGCTCGAGTTCGCGGCGCCACTGCTCGAGCAAGTCGATCGTGGGAACGACGACGAGCGTCGGCACCGCGAGGCGTTCGATCGCCTTCAGGGCGATCACCGTCTTGCCGCTGCCGGTCGGCAGTTCGAGGACGCCCGCGGGAGCGCGCTCCGGCGGGCGGACCTCGCTCGCAGCCGACGGCGCGTCGGCCCAGCGGTCCGTCGCGAGCCAGTCGTCGAGCGCCGCTCGCTGGTACCCCCGGAGTTCGTAGGCCGACTCGAGCGCCGGCAGGGTCTCGAGGTCGAGGACGCGGTCCTCGACGGCGTCGAACTCGTCGCCGAGGGCAGACAGCAGCGACGCGTACCGAAACGCGGGCGCGCGGCCCGTCTCGGTCCGCGGGTCGAACTCGAGGCCCGGCGCGTCGGGAACGCTCCGCTCCGGCGGGAGGCCCTCGAGCCGGATCGTGCCGTCCTCGTAGCGGAGCGTGATCGGTTCCGAACCTGTCGTCGCGTTCGAGACCACGTGCGACGATAGCGGGTGCGGTACATATACACCTGCTCATACTTCGTTCGTCGCTCGAGTGCCAGGCGGCGTCTCGAAACGCGTTCACACAGCGAGTCAGCCGACGAGACCGGTGACTGGACGATGACCCGGTGTCCAGTTCCCGCGCAACCGGACGACGGGCCGTACCTCAACCCTTTTATTACCGCTGTGCCTTGAGTCGGACATGAGCGAAGACGAGGGCATGAACGCAGCCAGTCAGGATGTCCCGTCAGGGAAGGAACCCGACGAGGAAACCGACGCCGAAGCGACCCGAGAGTCGCCGTCCGAGAGCGACCTCGAGGCGGAGATCGCTCCCGAGACGAGCGACGACGTCCAGGACGTCCTGGACCGGGTCGCCCAGTACGACGACGACCTCGCACGCGAGGTGGGTTCGATCGCCGAGACCGCCCGGGAGACCGTCTCGAGCCAGCGCGCCGAACTCGAGGACCTGCGCGAGCGCGTCGACGCCCAGGCCGAGACGATCGAGGAACTCCAGGAAGAACTCGAGGCCCGCGAGCGGACGCTGTCCGAGCGCGACGAGCAGATCGAGGAGCTGACGTCGACGGTCAAGCGCACGCAGGCCGACTTCCAGAACTACAAGAAGCGGGCGAAAAAGCGCCAGAACCAGCTCGAGGAGCGGGCGACCGAGGACCTCGTCTCGCGGCTCGTCGGGGTGCGCGACAACCTCAAACGCGCCCTCGAGGAGGAGAGCGACGACGTAGAGAGCCTCCGCGAGGGCGTCGAGATGACGATGCGGGAGTTCGACCGGGTGCTCGAGGAGGAGAACGTCGCCGAGATCGAACCCGAGCCGGGAGCGGCCGTCGACCCCCAGCGCCACGAGGTGATGGTGCAAGTCGACAGCGCCCACCCCGAGGGGACCGTCGCCGACGTCTTCACGCCCGGCTACGAGATGGGCGGCAAGGTCATCCAGAACGCGCAGGTGACGGTGAGCAACGGCGAACTCGACGGGGAGCCGTCGGCGGAGGAGTCCGAGACCGACGAGGCGTCGGCCGGCGACCGCGACGACGCGGCCCCGTCCTCGAGGGACGAATAACCGCCTCGATCCGCGGCTGTCGAAGCCCCGATTTTCCGGCTCTCTACCCTCGAACAGCGGCGTCGCGGATCGGTGACCGATAATTTTATTCGCCGCCACGCGTGGTGTAGCAACCTTTAAAACAAAGTGCGCACAAGTGCATCCCAGATGGCTAGTAACAAGATCCTCGGCATCGACCTCGGGACGACGAACAGCGCCTTCGCGGTGATGGAGGGTGGCGATCCGGAGATCATCGTGAACGCGGAAGGTGACCGGACGACGCCCTCCGTCGTCGCCTTCACCGACGACGACGAGCGACTCGTCGGGAAGCCGGCGAAAAACCAGGCGATTCAGAACCCCGAGAAGACGATCGCCTCGATCAAGCGCCACATGGGCGAGGACGACTACACCGTCGAGGTGGAGGGCGAGGAGTACACGCCCCAGCAGATCTCGGCGATGATCCTCCAGAAGTTAAAACGCGACGCCGAGGAGTATCTCGGCGACGACGTCGAGAAAGCCGTCATCACGGTGCCGGCGTACTTCTCGGACCGCCAGCGGCAGGCGACCAAAGACGCCGGCGAGATCGCCGGCTTCGAGGTCGAGCGCATCATCAACGAGCCGACGGCGGCGTCGATGGCGTACGGACTGGACGACGACTCCGACCAGACCGTCCTCGTCTACGACCTCGGCGGGGGCACCTTCGACGTCTCCATCCTCGACCTGGGCGGCGGCGTCTACGAGGTCGTCGCCACCAACGGCGACAACGACCTCGGCGGGGACGACTGGGACCACGCGATCATCGACTGGCTG
Above is a genomic segment from Natrononativus amylolyticus containing:
- a CDS encoding LysE family translocator, with the protein product MSGDPLQLSSVDAALGALEAASAAPFDPRLLGLYLLAAGAMILSPGPDTIYVLTRSVGDGRVAGVASAAGISAGVLVHTLAAALGLSALFRTSEFAFGLVTAVGAAYLVYLGVRTIREEALLLEGGGASGAPFREAVVVNVLNPQVAVFFLAFLPQFVDAAGHVPIQLSVLGGLYALLTMAYLGGVALGSSAVRHLLAARPAVARAVQWLAGAVLIALGGRLLVSGLAG
- a CDS encoding DUF790 family protein; the protein is MLTKDLLRVSRAGGGYRPRFAGREHRPLAARVIGTFQGHVDEPRERLEAALADLEPEADHFKLVRGFAALLEREATFETRAPVDPVRARRAAFEAAEAVGVVGDDDRAMALVRAGEALGVSADDLEASLYADLEERQVLTELDSRWGPDELVAQYNLSLAQTALFDATELRVRSSDPKALVSAVKRLRLMYEIRKTDAGREVVVTGPTRLFRATRRYGTRFARLLRTVAGAEEWRLEATIDDRGTERTLVLSDADPVSVPTAAPVAEVSFDSAVEADFAARFSGLDLEWDLIREPEPLATGTRVMIPDFAFDYSHADFRVYFEIMGFWTPEYVEKKLAQLADLEDVDMVVAVDESLGVGEEIAARDHRAIPYTGSVRIKDVADVLREYERALVAESALALPEALTPDADVVTLEDVAASHGVSEDALDGVAFPDHDLVGRTLIRPVVLEALAEEIEAGMALSEAEAVLGERGISDSSAALSALGYRVAWEGLSGGTLEER
- a CDS encoding DUF1059 domain-containing protein, producing the protein MSTAHKLDCEAAENDCRFIIQSENEGEAIELARDHMLEVHGKEYTDDELREKHLQSV
- a CDS encoding DEAD/DEAH box helicase, translated to MVSNATTGSEPITLRYEDGTIRLEGLPPERSVPDAPGLEFDPRTETGRAPAFRYASLLSALGDEFDAVEDRVLDLETLPALESAYELRGYQRAALDDWLATDRWADAPSAASEVRPPERAPAGVLELPTGSGKTVIALKAIERLAVPTLVVVPTIDLLEQWRRELEREFSVPVGQFGGGEQRLEAITVSTYDSAYLKADAVGDRFGLVVFDEVHHLGGEGYREIARLLAAPARLGLTATFERPDDAHEVIAAVVGPLVHRVDVDDLAGEHLAPYDVKRLEVSLTAAEREEYEANQEVFASYLARSNISMNSGSDYQELVKRSGNDPAAREALLARQRAREIMLGSAGKLEALEGILADHPGERTIVFTAHNDLAYDVAERFLLPAITHQTGAAERREILSRFREGTYSRVVTSNVLDEGVDVPDASVAVVLSGSASEREFTQRLGRILRPKSDGSRALLYEVISEETGERRVSDRRR
- the grpE gene encoding nucleotide exchange factor GrpE — protein: MSEDEGMNAASQDVPSGKEPDEETDAEATRESPSESDLEAEIAPETSDDVQDVLDRVAQYDDDLAREVGSIAETARETVSSQRAELEDLRERVDAQAETIEELQEELEARERTLSERDEQIEELTSTVKRTQADFQNYKKRAKKRQNQLEERATEDLVSRLVGVRDNLKRALEEESDDVESLREGVEMTMREFDRVLEEENVAEIEPEPGAAVDPQRHEVMVQVDSAHPEGTVADVFTPGYEMGGKVIQNAQVTVSNGELDGEPSAEESETDEASAGDRDDAAPSSRDE